The following are encoded together in the Lathyrus oleraceus cultivar Zhongwan6 chromosome 3, CAAS_Psat_ZW6_1.0, whole genome shotgun sequence genome:
- the LOC127125454 gene encoding probable indole-3-pyruvate monooxygenase YUCCA10 — protein sequence MKKENQTVIIVGAGPSGLSVAASLTNQSIPYIILERENCFASLWKKYAYDRLHLHLKKQFCELPHKPFPPSFPSYIPKEKFLQYLEDYVSHFKINPVYHRTVEYAEFDEGCEKWKVKAVNKDSGEVEEYDGRFLVVASGETSDPFVPEIEGLKSFGGKVIHSTRFKNGKEFKDEHVLVVGSGNSGMEIALDLINHGAKTSILVRSPVHILSKGMLNLGLFMMKYLSMKIVDSLMVMLSKLVYGDMTNYGVGRPNEGPFYMKVKYGKYPVVNVGTYQKIKSKELKVLPTEIECLSGNNVLFKNGELHTFDSIIFCTGFKRSTHKWLKGDDYLLSDDGIPKQSYPFHWKGKNGLYCVGLSRRGLYGAAQDAENVANDVRSIMQEIV from the exons ATGAAGAAAGAGAATCAAACAGTGATCATTGTTGGAGCAGGCCCTTCTGGTCTCTCTGTAGCAGCATCCTTAACAAACCAATCCATTCCTTACATAATCCTCGAAAGAGAAAACTGTTTTGCGTCTCTATGGAAAAAATATGCATACGACCGTCTTCATCTTCACCTCAAAAAGCAATTTTGTGAGCTTCCACATAAGCCATTTCCACCTTCCTTTCCATCATACATTCCTAAGGAAAAGTTTTTGCAGTATTTAGAAGACTATGTATCTCACTTCAAGATCAATCCTGTGTATCATAGGACAGTGGAGTATGCGGAGTTTGATGAAGGCTGTGAGAAATGGAAGGTGAAGGCTGTGAATAAGGATTCCGGTGAAGTTGAGGAATACGATGGAAGGTTTTTGGTTGTGGCTAGTGGTGAAACCAGTGACCCTTTTGTACCTGAGATTGAAGGGTTGAAGAGTTTTGGTGGGAAGGTGATTCATTCAACCAGGTTTAAGAATGGGAAAGAGTTTAAAGATGAGCATGTTCTTGTTGTTGGGTCTGGGAATTCTGGTATGGAAATTGCATTGGATCTTATCAACCATGGTGCTAAAACTTCAATCCTCGTTCGAAGCCCG GTTCATATATTGTCAAAAGGAATGCTGAATTTAGGGTTATTTATGATGAAGTATTTGTCAATGAAGATAGTGGATTCATTAATGGTGATGCTTAGTAAACTGGTTTATGGTGATATGACTAATTATGGAGTTGGTAGGCCTAATGAGGGACCTTTTTACATGAAAGTTAAGTACGGCAAGTATCCAGTTGTTAATGTTGGAACCTATCagaaaattaaatctaaagaGTTAAAG GTGTTGCCAACGGAGATAGAATGCTTAAGTGGCAATAATGTGTTGTTCAAGAATGGTGAATTGCATACTTTTGACTCTATTATTTTCTGCACTGGTTTCAAGAGATCCACACATAAGTGGCTTAAG GGAGATGATTATCTTTTGAGTGATGATGGTATTCCGAAGCAAAGTTACCCTTTTCATTGGAAGGGAAAGAATGGTTTGTATTGTGTTGGATTATCAAGGAGGGGCTTATATGGAGCTGCTCAAGATGCTGAAAATGTAGCAAATGATGTTAGATCCATCATGCAAGAAATTGTATGA
- the LOC127125458 gene encoding uncharacterized protein LOC127125458 yields MIMMQSLKLNLVHSTTLCPRSITCITPFSPSSSITVTQTHHHQQHTYSSSSSSSSPKIVHITRTHSHSHPFPEPDNDQVEDLRVPPHWSLPTNASKESEWLRVTLHKWLDDEYCPEETNVEISRVAAKSYYNSLIRKQTDLSDILLNMAHELESISYKESFHGAFSSANAAVSLIAQRVETFCHPN; encoded by the exons ATGATAATGATGCAAAGCTTAAAACTGAATCTAGTTCATTCCACAACTCTATGCCCCCGCAGCATCACTTGTATCACCCCATTCTCACCATCCTCCTCCATTACCGTAACACAAACTCACCACCACCAACAACACACTtattcttcttcatcttcatcttcttcacctaAAATTGTTCACATTACTCGTACCCATTCACATTCTCATCCATTTCCAGAACCCGATAACGACCAAGTCGAAGACCTCCGTGTTCCTCCCCATTGGTCACTCCCAACTAATGCCTCTAAG GAATCAGAGTGGCTTAGGGTTACTTTGCATAAATGGTTGGATGATGAATACTGTCCTGAAGAAACCAATGTGGAGATAAGCAGAGTTGCTGCCAAATCCTATTACAATTCTTTGATACGGAAACAAACTGATTTGAGtgacattttgttgaacatgGCGCATGAATTGGAGTCTATTTCTTATAAGGAAAGTTTTCATGGCGCGTTCTCGTCTGCAAATGCTGCTGTTAGCCTTATTGCTCAACGGGTCGAAACATTCTGCCACCCAAATTGA
- the LOC127125456 gene encoding short-chain dehydrogenase reductase 3a has product MLRICLRKNLPYARLLSTQSGRKLQDKVALITGGASGIGKAAATKFINNGAKVVIADIDQQRGRETAMELGHDATFITCDVTKESDISNAVDFAVSEYKQLDIMYNNAGIPCKTPPSIVNLDLETFDKVMDINVRGVMAGIKHAARVMIPRGTGSILCTASVTGVMGGMAQHTYSVSKFAVIGIVKSLASELCRHGIRVNCISPIAIPTSFVMDEMNQIYPHLESRRLVEIVRNVGVLKGANCEPSDVANAALYLASDDARYVSGHNLVVDGGLTSFKSLEFPAPDQMQ; this is encoded by the exons ATGTTAAGAATTTGCTTAAG AAAAAATCTTCCCTATGCAAGATTATTGTCTACTCAGAGTGGAAG GAAGTTACAAGACAAGGTGGCACTGATAACTGGGGGAGCTAGTGGAATAGGAAAAGCAGCAGCAACAAAATTCATCAATAATGGAGCCAAAGTAGTTATCGCTGATATCGACCAACAACGTGGCCGAGAGACGGCAATGGAGTTAGGACATGATGCAACTTTTATAACTTGCGATGTCACGAAAGAATCAGACATATCGAATGCAGTGGATTTCGCGGTTTCTGAATACAAACAACTTGATATCATGTATAACAATGCAGGAATACCATGCAAAACTCCTCCAAGCATTGTTAATCTTGATCTAGAAACGTTTGACAAAGTCATGGACATTAATGTTCGCGGCGTTATGGCTGGGATCAAGCATGCTGCACGCGTGATGATCCCGCGCGGAACTGGATCCATTCTATGCACTGCTAGTGTCACTGGTGTGATGGGAGGGATGGCGCAGCATACTTACTCGGTATCGAAGTTTGCGGTTATAGGCATTGTTAAGTCTTTAGCTTCAGAGCTATGTAGGCATGGAATCCGAGTCAATTGCATATCGCCTATTGCCATACCTACTTCTTTTGTCATGGACGAAATGAATCAGATATATCCGCATCTTGAGTCTCGACGACTTGTAGAAATTGTTCGTAATGTTGGTGTACTAAAAGGAGCAAATTGTGAACCGAGTGATGTTGCTAACGCTGCACTTTACCTTGCATCCGATGATGCTAGATATGTTAGTGGACATAATTTAGTTGTGGATGGAGGTTTGACATCTTTTAAGAGTTTGGAGTTTCCTGCACCAGATCAAATGCAGTAG
- the LOC127125455 gene encoding uncharacterized protein LOC127125455 isoform X1: MANTKPSFALDGDGVEEANGYQKYETELFEDTLVIRSPFTETEVEMINLNDTEIVEDSEPVEDMTIDAKCEYETEVVLDSEDEEMNNAGKVTVGERFLQDESSPAVSNLSVLFRKRLSKIPCEQANSKSNAVSSGKSGTGDERASINAENFDDNNHLYHSPEPEDSTLAALGFVDQYLSSLDMDLFQGVQNGKITREKSPHVSSARGSLNLAKKLYAQTQNEDKDPFKWAESDQSKKEAGIFSKKIEASFNFGSPGMTYKRRIQKKGSHSQNQGKCGASNRCDESLAREPRIAADNNNSLKELDNESSSPRENVDIYSNVARTEDDYDIGLDTQIAAEAMDALANLPPAGFHFSDAHRSENMSDASLSDLKQAHQKNSPFKENPGSQPFALKTYKRNVSACRFRKVTYSSSFEHYNDQEEGIIRHRRKGNCLAAAYPGKIDVKKKHLDLFTSTYGVAKKSSMNHPVEVSPQLFATNSFSKTDSWAYPKGPRGKRKRANAPRVLCVNDKENNVYSTRSLENRDDLKKKHINLSSCSYGVVRKSSLNQQVDVSPQHATSSFSKIDYWTYPKGSRGKRKRANAPSVVCIDDKENNVYSTKSLEGRDDVQKSCLPPVSAGDAIKFENLHDMHPLLLAHVEVSSNKCVVQLSSEVSASVAPSEGIQISNANCNEHHKKACEKNRPKSSLLKELVRLGVPKSTSEIMSKDPRPRKDMTNVRVLFSQHLDDTVLKQQQKILARLNISTASSSMEATHFIADKFTRTKNMLETMALGNLVLTHLWLESCGQANCFIDENNYILRDMKKEKEIGFSMPVSLARARQKPLLKDKRVYITPHIKPNKEVVASLVTAVQGQLVDHNQIVADKNDNILDDLLILSCEEDFAICRHFLERGASVYSSELVLNGIVIQKLELDRHKLFVNQVSKNKLGKCNWFGKVYRRDLRPLS, from the exons ATGGCGAACACTAAACCTTCATTCGCACTTGATG GAGATGGAGTCGAAGAAGCGAATGGATATCAGAAGTATGAAACAGAGCTTTTTGAGGATACTTTAGTTATTCGCAGTCCCTTCACAGAAACTGAGGTGGAAATGATCAATTTGAATGATACTGAGATTGTAGAGGATTCAGAACCTGTAGAGGATATGACAATTGATGCAAAATGTGAGTATGAGACAGAAGTGGTGCTTGATAGTGAGGACGAAGAAATGAATAATGCAGGCAAAGTGACTGTTGGTGAAAGATTTCTTCAGGATGAAAGTAGTCCAGCAGTAAGCAATTTGTCGGTGCTCTTCAGGAAGAGATTGTCTAAGATACCGTGTGAGCAAGCAAATTCAAAATCAAATGCCGTCTCTTCTGGGAAATCTGGTACTG GGGACGAAAGAGCTTCAATTAATGCTGAGAACTTTGATGACAACAACCATCTATATCACTCACCAGAGCCTGAGGATTCAACCCTAGCGGCTTTAGGCTTCGTGGATCAGTACTTGTCATCACTAGATATGGACCTGTTTCAAGGAGTTCAAAATGGAAAGATCACTAGGGAGAAATCACCTCATGTCTCGAGTGCAAGAGGATCATTAAATCTGGCTAAGAAACTTTACGCTCAAACTCAAAATGAAGATAAAGACCCTTTCAAATGGGCTGAAAGTGATCAAAGTAAAAAAGAAGCTGGTATTTTCAGTAAAAAAATTGAAGCATCTTTCAATTTTGGAAGCCCCGGAATGACATATAAGAGAAGAATACAAAAAAAAGGTAGTCATTCTCAAAACCAAGGTAAATGTGGTGCAAGTAATAGATGTGATGAGAGTTTAGCCCGAGAACCAAGAATAGCAGCTGACAATAATAACTCTCTCAAGGAATTGGATAATGAGTCCTCTTCCCCAAGAGAGAATGTTGATATTTATTCTAACGTAGCACGTACAGAAGACGATTATGATATTGGCTTAGACACTCAAATAGCTGCTGAAGCTATGGATGCATTAGCCAATCTACCCCCTGCTGGCTTTCATTTCAGTGATGCTCACCGATCAGAGAATATGTCTGATGCATCTCTGAGTGATTTGAAACAAGCCCATCAGAAAAATTCTCCATTTAAAGAGAATCCTGGTTCACAGCCTTTTGCACTAAAAACCTACAAGAGAAATGTGTCTGCTTGTAGATTTAGAAAAGTAACTTATAGTTCCTCATTTGAGCACTATAACGATCAGGAGGAGGGGATTATTAGACATAGGAGGAAGGGAAATTGTTTAGCGGCGGCATATCCAGGGAAGATAGATGTTAAGAAAAAACATCTTGATTTGTTTACTAGTACATATGGTGTGGCTAAGAAGAGCAGTATGAACCATCCGGTTGAAGTTAGTCCACAACTATTTGCAACGAACAGTTTTTCAAAGACTGATTCTTGGGCTTATCCAAAAGGACCAAGAGGGAAAAGAAAGCGAGCTAATGCTCCTAGAGTTTTGTGTGTCAATGATAAAGAAAACAATGTCTATTCCACTAGAAGTCTAGAAAACCGCGATGATCTTAAGAAAAAACATATTAATTTATCTTCTTGTTCATATGGTGTGGTTAGAAAGAGCAGTTTGAACCAACAGGTTGACGTTAGTCCACAACATGCAACCAGCAGTTTTTCAAAGATTGATTATTGGACTTATCCAAAAGGATCAAGAGGGAAAAGGAAACGAGCTAATGCCCCAAGTGTCGTGTGTATTGATGATAAAGAAAACAATGTCTATTCCACTAAAAGTCTAGAAGGTCGAGATGATGTGCAAAAATCTTGTCTTCCACCAGTTTCAGCTGGTGATGCTATAAAATTTGAAAACCTGCATGATATGCATCCCTTGTTGCTGGCACATGTTGAAGTATCATCAAACAAGTGTGTTGTACAGTTGAGTTCAGAAGTTTCAGCTTCAGTTGCTCCAAGTGAAGGCATACAAATTTCCAATGCTAACTGCAATGAGCATCACAAAAAGGCATGTGAGAAAAACCGGCCAAAGTCTTCACTTTTGAAGGAACTTGTCAGATTAGGAGTTCCCAAATCTACGTCAGAAATTATGAGCAAAGATCCGAGACCTCGAAAAGATATGACAAATGTTCGAGTTCTATTTAGCCAACATTTGGATGACACTGTCCTCAAGCAACAACAGAAG ATCTTGGCGCGTCTTAATATATCTACTGCGTCAAGCTCAATGGAAGCCACTCATTTCATAGCAGACAAGTTCACACGTACAAAGAATATGCTAGAAACAATGGCTCTTGGGAACTTAGTATTGACACACTTATGGCTTGAAAGTTGTGGACAAGCCAACTGTTTTATTGATGAGAACAATTATATTTTGAGGGATatgaaaaaggaaaaggaaaTAGGCTTTAGCATGCCAGTTTCTCTTGCTCGAGCAAGACAAAAGCCACTCTTGAAG GATAAACGAGTCTACATAACACCACACATCAAGCCTAATAAGGAGGTGGTTGCAAGCTTGGTTACAGCTGTTCAAGGCCAG CTAGTGGATCACAATCAAATAGTTGCAGACAAGAATGATAATATCTTAGATGATCTATTGATTCTTTCTTGTGAAGAAGACTTTGCAATATGCCGCCATTTCCTTGAGAGAG GAGCTTCTGTTTACAGTTCGGAGCTTGTTCTGAATGGAATTGTAATTCAGAAATTGGAACTCGACAG GCATAAACTGTTCGTGAATCAAGTTTCAAAGAATAAACTAGGTAAATGTAATTGGTTTGGGAAGGTTTACAGAAGGGATTTGAGGCCTTTATCTTGA
- the LOC127125455 gene encoding uncharacterized protein LOC127125455 isoform X2 codes for MANTKPSFALDGDGVEEANGYQKYETELFEDTLVIRSPFTETEVEMINLNDTEIVEDSEPVEDMTIDAKCEYETEVVLDSEDEEMNNAGKVTVGERFLQDESSPAVSNLSVLFRKRLSKIPCEQANSKSNAVSSGKSGTGDERASINAENFDDNNHLYHSPEPEDSTLAALGFVDQYLSSLDMDLFQGVQNGKITREKSPHVSSARGSLNLAKKLYAQTQNEDKDPFKWAESDQSKKEAGIFSKKIEASFNFGSPGMTYKRRIQKKGSHSQNQGKCGASNRCDESLAREPRIAADNNNSLKELDNESSSPRENVDIYSNVARTEDDYDIGLDTQIAAEAMDALANLPPAGFHFSDAHRSENMSDASLSDLKQAHQKNSPFKENPGSQPFALKTYKRNVSACRFRKVTYSSSFEHYNDQEEGIIRHRRKGNCLAAAYPGKIDVKKKHLDLFTSTYGVAKKSSMNHPVEVSPQLFATNSFSKTDSWAYPKGPRGKRKRANAPRVLCVNDKENNVYSTRSLENRDDLKKKHINLSSCSYGVVRKSSLNQQVDVSPQHATSSFSKIDYWTYPKGSRGKRKRANAPSVVCIDDKENNVYSTKSLEGRDDVQKSCLPPVSAGDAIKFENLHDMHPLLLAHVEVSSNKCVVQLSSEVSASVAPSEGIQISNANCNEHHKKACEKNRPKSSLLKELVRLGVPKSTSEIMSKDPRPRKDMTNVRVLFSQHLDDTVLKQQQKILARLNISTASSSMEATHFIADKFTRTKNMLETMALGNLVLTHLWLESCGQANCFIDENNYILRDMKKEKEIGFSMPVSLARARQKPLLKDKRVYITPHIKPNKEVVASLVTAVQGQLVDHNQIVADKNDNILDDLLILSCEEDFAICRHFLERGASVYSSELVLNGIVIQKLELDRHKLFVNQVSKNKLD; via the exons ATGGCGAACACTAAACCTTCATTCGCACTTGATG GAGATGGAGTCGAAGAAGCGAATGGATATCAGAAGTATGAAACAGAGCTTTTTGAGGATACTTTAGTTATTCGCAGTCCCTTCACAGAAACTGAGGTGGAAATGATCAATTTGAATGATACTGAGATTGTAGAGGATTCAGAACCTGTAGAGGATATGACAATTGATGCAAAATGTGAGTATGAGACAGAAGTGGTGCTTGATAGTGAGGACGAAGAAATGAATAATGCAGGCAAAGTGACTGTTGGTGAAAGATTTCTTCAGGATGAAAGTAGTCCAGCAGTAAGCAATTTGTCGGTGCTCTTCAGGAAGAGATTGTCTAAGATACCGTGTGAGCAAGCAAATTCAAAATCAAATGCCGTCTCTTCTGGGAAATCTGGTACTG GGGACGAAAGAGCTTCAATTAATGCTGAGAACTTTGATGACAACAACCATCTATATCACTCACCAGAGCCTGAGGATTCAACCCTAGCGGCTTTAGGCTTCGTGGATCAGTACTTGTCATCACTAGATATGGACCTGTTTCAAGGAGTTCAAAATGGAAAGATCACTAGGGAGAAATCACCTCATGTCTCGAGTGCAAGAGGATCATTAAATCTGGCTAAGAAACTTTACGCTCAAACTCAAAATGAAGATAAAGACCCTTTCAAATGGGCTGAAAGTGATCAAAGTAAAAAAGAAGCTGGTATTTTCAGTAAAAAAATTGAAGCATCTTTCAATTTTGGAAGCCCCGGAATGACATATAAGAGAAGAATACAAAAAAAAGGTAGTCATTCTCAAAACCAAGGTAAATGTGGTGCAAGTAATAGATGTGATGAGAGTTTAGCCCGAGAACCAAGAATAGCAGCTGACAATAATAACTCTCTCAAGGAATTGGATAATGAGTCCTCTTCCCCAAGAGAGAATGTTGATATTTATTCTAACGTAGCACGTACAGAAGACGATTATGATATTGGCTTAGACACTCAAATAGCTGCTGAAGCTATGGATGCATTAGCCAATCTACCCCCTGCTGGCTTTCATTTCAGTGATGCTCACCGATCAGAGAATATGTCTGATGCATCTCTGAGTGATTTGAAACAAGCCCATCAGAAAAATTCTCCATTTAAAGAGAATCCTGGTTCACAGCCTTTTGCACTAAAAACCTACAAGAGAAATGTGTCTGCTTGTAGATTTAGAAAAGTAACTTATAGTTCCTCATTTGAGCACTATAACGATCAGGAGGAGGGGATTATTAGACATAGGAGGAAGGGAAATTGTTTAGCGGCGGCATATCCAGGGAAGATAGATGTTAAGAAAAAACATCTTGATTTGTTTACTAGTACATATGGTGTGGCTAAGAAGAGCAGTATGAACCATCCGGTTGAAGTTAGTCCACAACTATTTGCAACGAACAGTTTTTCAAAGACTGATTCTTGGGCTTATCCAAAAGGACCAAGAGGGAAAAGAAAGCGAGCTAATGCTCCTAGAGTTTTGTGTGTCAATGATAAAGAAAACAATGTCTATTCCACTAGAAGTCTAGAAAACCGCGATGATCTTAAGAAAAAACATATTAATTTATCTTCTTGTTCATATGGTGTGGTTAGAAAGAGCAGTTTGAACCAACAGGTTGACGTTAGTCCACAACATGCAACCAGCAGTTTTTCAAAGATTGATTATTGGACTTATCCAAAAGGATCAAGAGGGAAAAGGAAACGAGCTAATGCCCCAAGTGTCGTGTGTATTGATGATAAAGAAAACAATGTCTATTCCACTAAAAGTCTAGAAGGTCGAGATGATGTGCAAAAATCTTGTCTTCCACCAGTTTCAGCTGGTGATGCTATAAAATTTGAAAACCTGCATGATATGCATCCCTTGTTGCTGGCACATGTTGAAGTATCATCAAACAAGTGTGTTGTACAGTTGAGTTCAGAAGTTTCAGCTTCAGTTGCTCCAAGTGAAGGCATACAAATTTCCAATGCTAACTGCAATGAGCATCACAAAAAGGCATGTGAGAAAAACCGGCCAAAGTCTTCACTTTTGAAGGAACTTGTCAGATTAGGAGTTCCCAAATCTACGTCAGAAATTATGAGCAAAGATCCGAGACCTCGAAAAGATATGACAAATGTTCGAGTTCTATTTAGCCAACATTTGGATGACACTGTCCTCAAGCAACAACAGAAG ATCTTGGCGCGTCTTAATATATCTACTGCGTCAAGCTCAATGGAAGCCACTCATTTCATAGCAGACAAGTTCACACGTACAAAGAATATGCTAGAAACAATGGCTCTTGGGAACTTAGTATTGACACACTTATGGCTTGAAAGTTGTGGACAAGCCAACTGTTTTATTGATGAGAACAATTATATTTTGAGGGATatgaaaaaggaaaaggaaaTAGGCTTTAGCATGCCAGTTTCTCTTGCTCGAGCAAGACAAAAGCCACTCTTGAAG GATAAACGAGTCTACATAACACCACACATCAAGCCTAATAAGGAGGTGGTTGCAAGCTTGGTTACAGCTGTTCAAGGCCAG CTAGTGGATCACAATCAAATAGTTGCAGACAAGAATGATAATATCTTAGATGATCTATTGATTCTTTCTTGTGAAGAAGACTTTGCAATATGCCGCCATTTCCTTGAGAGAG GAGCTTCTGTTTACAGTTCGGAGCTTGTTCTGAATGGAATTGTAATTCAGAAATTGGAACTCGACAG GCATAAACTGTTCGTGAATCAAGTTTCAAAGAATAAACTAG ATTGA
- the LOC127125455 gene encoding uncharacterized protein LOC127125455 isoform X3 encodes MANTKPSFALDGDGVEEANGYQKYETELFEDTLVIRSPFTETEVEMINLNDTEIVEDSEPVEDMTIDAKCEYETEVVLDSEDEEMNNAGKVTVGERFLQDESSPAVSNLSVLFRKRLSKIPCEQANSKSNAVSSGKSGTGDERASINAENFDDNNHLYHSPEPEDSTLAALGFVDQYLSSLDMDLFQGVQNGKITREKSPHVSSARGSLNLAKKLYAQTQNEDKDPFKWAESDQSKKEAGIFSKKIEASFNFGSPGMTYKRRIQKKGSHSQNQGKCGASNRCDESLAREPRIAADNNNSLKELDNESSSPRENVDIYSNVARTEDDYDIGLDTQIAAEAMDALANLPPAGFHFSDAHRSENMSDASLSDLKQAHQKNSPFKENPGSQPFALKTYKRNVSACRFRKVTYSSSFEHYNDQEEGIIRHRRKGNCLAAAYPGKIDVKKKHLDLFTSTYGVAKKSSMNHPVEVSPQLFATNSFSKTDSWAYPKGPRGKRKRANAPRVLCVNDKENNVYSTRSLENRDDLKKKHINLSSCSYGVVRKSSLNQQVDVSPQHATSSFSKIDYWTYPKGSRGKRKRANAPSVVCIDDKENNVYSTKSLEGRDDVQKSCLPPVSAGDAIKFENLHDMHPLLLAHVEVSSNKCVVQLSSEVSASVAPSEGIQISNANCNEHHKKACEKNRPKSSLLKELVRLGVPKSTSEIMSKDPRPRKDMTNVRVLFSQHLDDTVLKQQQKILARLNISTASSSMEATHFIADKFTRTKNMLETMALGNLVLTHLWLESCGQANCFIDENNYILRDMKKEKEIGFSMPVSLARARQKPLLKDKRVYITPHIKPNKEVVASLVTAVQGQLVDHNQIVADKNDNILDDLLILSCEEDFAICRHFLERGASVYSSELVLNGIVIQKLELDSCHT; translated from the exons ATGGCGAACACTAAACCTTCATTCGCACTTGATG GAGATGGAGTCGAAGAAGCGAATGGATATCAGAAGTATGAAACAGAGCTTTTTGAGGATACTTTAGTTATTCGCAGTCCCTTCACAGAAACTGAGGTGGAAATGATCAATTTGAATGATACTGAGATTGTAGAGGATTCAGAACCTGTAGAGGATATGACAATTGATGCAAAATGTGAGTATGAGACAGAAGTGGTGCTTGATAGTGAGGACGAAGAAATGAATAATGCAGGCAAAGTGACTGTTGGTGAAAGATTTCTTCAGGATGAAAGTAGTCCAGCAGTAAGCAATTTGTCGGTGCTCTTCAGGAAGAGATTGTCTAAGATACCGTGTGAGCAAGCAAATTCAAAATCAAATGCCGTCTCTTCTGGGAAATCTGGTACTG GGGACGAAAGAGCTTCAATTAATGCTGAGAACTTTGATGACAACAACCATCTATATCACTCACCAGAGCCTGAGGATTCAACCCTAGCGGCTTTAGGCTTCGTGGATCAGTACTTGTCATCACTAGATATGGACCTGTTTCAAGGAGTTCAAAATGGAAAGATCACTAGGGAGAAATCACCTCATGTCTCGAGTGCAAGAGGATCATTAAATCTGGCTAAGAAACTTTACGCTCAAACTCAAAATGAAGATAAAGACCCTTTCAAATGGGCTGAAAGTGATCAAAGTAAAAAAGAAGCTGGTATTTTCAGTAAAAAAATTGAAGCATCTTTCAATTTTGGAAGCCCCGGAATGACATATAAGAGAAGAATACAAAAAAAAGGTAGTCATTCTCAAAACCAAGGTAAATGTGGTGCAAGTAATAGATGTGATGAGAGTTTAGCCCGAGAACCAAGAATAGCAGCTGACAATAATAACTCTCTCAAGGAATTGGATAATGAGTCCTCTTCCCCAAGAGAGAATGTTGATATTTATTCTAACGTAGCACGTACAGAAGACGATTATGATATTGGCTTAGACACTCAAATAGCTGCTGAAGCTATGGATGCATTAGCCAATCTACCCCCTGCTGGCTTTCATTTCAGTGATGCTCACCGATCAGAGAATATGTCTGATGCATCTCTGAGTGATTTGAAACAAGCCCATCAGAAAAATTCTCCATTTAAAGAGAATCCTGGTTCACAGCCTTTTGCACTAAAAACCTACAAGAGAAATGTGTCTGCTTGTAGATTTAGAAAAGTAACTTATAGTTCCTCATTTGAGCACTATAACGATCAGGAGGAGGGGATTATTAGACATAGGAGGAAGGGAAATTGTTTAGCGGCGGCATATCCAGGGAAGATAGATGTTAAGAAAAAACATCTTGATTTGTTTACTAGTACATATGGTGTGGCTAAGAAGAGCAGTATGAACCATCCGGTTGAAGTTAGTCCACAACTATTTGCAACGAACAGTTTTTCAAAGACTGATTCTTGGGCTTATCCAAAAGGACCAAGAGGGAAAAGAAAGCGAGCTAATGCTCCTAGAGTTTTGTGTGTCAATGATAAAGAAAACAATGTCTATTCCACTAGAAGTCTAGAAAACCGCGATGATCTTAAGAAAAAACATATTAATTTATCTTCTTGTTCATATGGTGTGGTTAGAAAGAGCAGTTTGAACCAACAGGTTGACGTTAGTCCACAACATGCAACCAGCAGTTTTTCAAAGATTGATTATTGGACTTATCCAAAAGGATCAAGAGGGAAAAGGAAACGAGCTAATGCCCCAAGTGTCGTGTGTATTGATGATAAAGAAAACAATGTCTATTCCACTAAAAGTCTAGAAGGTCGAGATGATGTGCAAAAATCTTGTCTTCCACCAGTTTCAGCTGGTGATGCTATAAAATTTGAAAACCTGCATGATATGCATCCCTTGTTGCTGGCACATGTTGAAGTATCATCAAACAAGTGTGTTGTACAGTTGAGTTCAGAAGTTTCAGCTTCAGTTGCTCCAAGTGAAGGCATACAAATTTCCAATGCTAACTGCAATGAGCATCACAAAAAGGCATGTGAGAAAAACCGGCCAAAGTCTTCACTTTTGAAGGAACTTGTCAGATTAGGAGTTCCCAAATCTACGTCAGAAATTATGAGCAAAGATCCGAGACCTCGAAAAGATATGACAAATGTTCGAGTTCTATTTAGCCAACATTTGGATGACACTGTCCTCAAGCAACAACAGAAG ATCTTGGCGCGTCTTAATATATCTACTGCGTCAAGCTCAATGGAAGCCACTCATTTCATAGCAGACAAGTTCACACGTACAAAGAATATGCTAGAAACAATGGCTCTTGGGAACTTAGTATTGACACACTTATGGCTTGAAAGTTGTGGACAAGCCAACTGTTTTATTGATGAGAACAATTATATTTTGAGGGATatgaaaaaggaaaaggaaaTAGGCTTTAGCATGCCAGTTTCTCTTGCTCGAGCAAGACAAAAGCCACTCTTGAAG GATAAACGAGTCTACATAACACCACACATCAAGCCTAATAAGGAGGTGGTTGCAAGCTTGGTTACAGCTGTTCAAGGCCAG CTAGTGGATCACAATCAAATAGTTGCAGACAAGAATGATAATATCTTAGATGATCTATTGATTCTTTCTTGTGAAGAAGACTTTGCAATATGCCGCCATTTCCTTGAGAGAG GAGCTTCTGTTTACAGTTCGGAGCTTGTTCTGAATGGAATTGTAATTCAGAAATTGGAACTCGACAG TTGCCACACTTGA